CAAACCAGAAAGCTGAATTGATACTGGACCCAAGCACTGGCGCTCTGGAGAATGAGACTCTTGTGAAGAACGTTTTCATCAGCTTGCTGGAATCTCCAAGGGAAGAGCAGCTCAATGAGTTCTTTGTGACTTTTGTTGAAGTCACCAAGCAGGTCAGTACATCACTCTCTGGCTGGAATGGACCTTGTACAGTGAGACCTGGCTCTCGACAAAGTCATCTGACAAAACAATCAGCATGAATGGATGTCCTCCTAAACCATGAACCATTTATTTTCCAGGAAAACATCACTATCATCACAAACACAGCCGTAAGAGACACAATGCTAGACCTGACCTTGGTGGCTCTTGCTCCCAAATTCGACGTTTTTGAGCCAAAAGACTTCCAGCTGTGGTTCCAAGTCAATCTGGTTGTTCTGTTGGCCAGCTTCCATCCGGCAGATTGGTTGATATCCCCTAAACATCACCTGTGAATCCTACAATGCCATGTAAGAGACTACTTTACCCCAAACAAACGTACAAGGACTACCTCGTAAAGTACAGATTGACAAAAAGACTGCACTAATGTCTCTTTCCTTTTTCCTGCATTTACGGGTCTCGACCAAAGTTTGGAATCTTCCCGCCTCACCTCTCACAGGGTGTAAAGTCAAGCTTGGATGCACTGATGAAGACATTCCAACGTATGTGATAAACTGCTATTTTTCAACAACAGACACTGTATCATCTGAGCCCAGCATTtatagaacatttaaaaaatctccaAAAAGGCATTATGTTATTTTGCTAACTCATATGCTCCCAAATCTTCCCTGATTGACTGACTCATTTAAATGATCCCCCTCAAAGGTTGCTCAAGGCCTCCAGCTTTAATTAGGTAAGTACTCTCTGAGTGGGATCTTATTTCAATAGACATTTTGTTTATGATATGGGAAAGGTCATGCATCTGGTATCTGCATTGTGGCATTGTTAGAAAGCCAAAGCATCTCTATTTTCTTGAATCAGATTGGCAATTTATGATTTGTGTCTGAAGAACTATTGTTTTTATGTTCTCTTTTGCAGAGAAACAACTTTGTGCTGGATTTAACAGGTAGGTTCAGTGCTGTCTTGCACAGTGCATGTTGTAAGACATTGAGACACACAAGGTATCATTTGGAAACTAATAATGTATTTTTCATTACCGTTTCCTACAGAACACAACTGAAGCAACAAATGTCGATTGGGAATTCCAATGAATCCCTTTGCAATTTCAACATCTCTGAATATGCCTGTTCCTCAGTAAGCTTTTTCAATTCACCACTAAATGTTGTCAGTAGCAACAGATACATTTCTCTTGTCCTCATCTTCTTTATTGATGTTACTCATGTTGATGTCACAGTTGTCTAATTTGGTTCACGTCCCTGCATTCTTTTCTTTAAGACAACCCTTCTGTCAGCGGACAACTTGGTGACGATCCTGAAATGCCAATTGTCCAGCAAAAAGACTTACTCAACAGAAATGTGGAAGCTGTTCTTCCAAAACAATGCTGCTATTCTGGACCAGGCTCTTCTGGATTACTCCAGCATGGTATGTTGAATCCCAGAATTACAACAAAATGTTGGCAATATGTGTGGATTTTGTCAATACacatctgtttatacctttccagAACCCCAACACCAGCAGTCCAGCTATGCCAAATGTCCTTGATGCCATTGGAGATGTCAAACTCAACAACTTCATGAATGCACAGCTGAACAACGCCAGTTTCGTTGACAAGTTGTTCCAGAAGATGCTCCGTCCATTCTTGGCATCTCCATCTAGGaatttcctctcctgtctcagctcAAAGAACTTCAGTTGTCAGACCTACCAAATTGTGTATGTAAATCCATGATACCCAATGCCATCGTCAATACAACTGGTTATATGCCTACAATTGAATAAGAAGTCAAGATAACATAGGTAACATGGGCTCTGTTCTCTTTCAGCATTGAGGCTCTAAGCAACCAATCAGCCTCCATGGACAGAGAGCAACAACGAGTGATCTTCACTCATTACATCTATCCATTCCTTTCAAGAAATGACTCATCAGGTAATAAATGGTTCTGGAAAGCACAAAAACATACACACTTCTCTGGGCCAATCCATTGAAGTCATCTGCTTAGGGAACTTAAAGTCCATTTGTTTAACTCTGCTTTTGTTTCAGATCCCGGCTGTGTCTCAAACACCAGTGGAAGCATGGACTGGCTCCAGAGGAACTTTGGCATCTTTTCTGTTTTTGCAGAACTGCAGGAGTTACAAGTCCTTAATCCCGACTTCTCCAGCGTAAGTTTCCTAGGTGTTTGTCTGGATGGTTATCCCCTCAATAACATTACCGTGCCACTCACTGACATGTGCcacctttctttttctttttctattTGTAGAAGGAATCACTGTCGCTGCTTACCCCAACCCAAGTGGCACAATTGACATTGACCTCTGGGGCATTGAATGACACAGATGACATTAAACTTGTGTTTACGCGGCtggaggaaggagacgctttcaaAAATGTTGACGAGTTTCTGACGCAACTGACCGCAAAGGAAGAGGTAATGCACTTTTGAGATAAACAAACTGCATGATTTCATCTTGACAAATAGCAATCCCCATGTCTTCCTGTGTCTCCCTTTGTGGATAGTGAAGGACAACAAATGAGCAACGAGCAACCTATCAATCTTCTACTTTCATTTATTACCGGCAAAGCTCGATGGAATGCCGTGATGAGTTGTTCAGTGTTGAGGAACTCTGGTCATGTGTTTCAACAGATTCCTGACATCCATCCAGCCGTGAGAGATGTGATGATGAATCAGACGTTCAACATCATCAGCCTTCAATTCCCAGAGTTCGAAACGCTGGACTGGATTGCATGGTTCGAAGTAAAGCTGATTCCCATCCTCCCCAGTTTTAATGAAGTCATGCTCACCATTGCTACCTCAAACGTCAACTGCACCAACTACCAAGTCATGTGAGTAGGGGCCAACTTCCTGCTAAAATTAGCCATGGATTCGATGACTAAAATCTATTGCAAATGTGGGGTGGAAGCGTCATGAGTGTATCTTTTCCCATTTACAGTGTAAATGGAATGGACAGAGCTTTCCCTGAAATGACTCAGGATAGAAGAGAAGGAATCGCAAGAGTCCTGCTGAAATACCTGAGGAAATCTGTGCACCTCATCAATGGACCAGGTAGGACTCACCAAGCAGGTTGTTGTGCTCATTGGCTTTCTGTTTGATTCTTCATCGCCTATGCTGGATGAAGTGTGCTTTGTTTGAAAGGAGTGAACAGTTGGCATGTTGCTTCCTTGTCTATTGAATATAACATCAATGTACTCcacttttcaataaccaaaacgGCCATACATGTCTTTTAGCTTGCAGGCAGGACATCCACGATGACAATGACTGGCTTGCAATCAACCTGGGTTCATACTCCGAGTACACAACCTATTCGGATCTCAAAGACTTCAACATCTCAGGGGTAAAACAATTGTTTGCCAGTGTTCTTTGCATGACCAGAATTGACTTGTTTGACACTGCTCATGTGTGGAATTATGGCTATTTAGAGGGCTAATGCATTGTATTCTGTTGTCTTCTTCTCCCCAGGTGGCAGTTCTAGACTCCCTCTCACCAAACCAGAAAGCTGAATTGATACTGGACCCAAGCACTGGCGCTCTGGAGAATGAGACTCTTGTGAAGAACGTTTTCATCAGCTTGCTGGAATCTCCAAGGGAAGAGCAGCTCAATGAGTTCTTTGTGACTTTTGTTGAAGTCACCAAGCAGGTCAGTACATCACTCTCTGGCTGGAATGGACCTTGTACAGTGAGACCTGGCTCTCGACAAAGTCATCTGACAAAACAATCAGCATGAATGGATGTCCTCCTAAACCATGAACCATTTATTTTCCAGGAAAACATCACTATCATCACAAACACAGCCGTAAGAGACACAATGCTAGACCTGACCTTGGTGGCTCTTGCTCCCAAATTCGACGTTTTTGAGCCAAAAGACTTCCAGCTGTGGTTCCAAGTCAATCTGGTTGTTCTGCTGGCCAGCTTCCATCCTGGCAGATTGGTTGATATCCCCCTAAACATCACCTGTGAATCCTACAATGCCATGTAAGAGACTACTTTACCCCAAACAAACGTACAAGGGACTACCTCGTAAAGTACAGATTGACAAAAGACTGCACTAATGTCTCTTTCCTTTTTCTCTCAGATTTACGGGTCTCGACCAAAGTTTGGAATCTCTTCCGCCTCACCTCTCACAGGGTGTAAAGTCAAGCTTGGATGCACTGATGAAGACATTCCAACGTATGTGATAAACTGCTATTTTTCAACAACAGACACTGTATCATCTGAGCCCAGCATTtatagaacatttaaaaaatctccaAAAAGGCATTATGTTATTTTGCTAACTCATATGCTCCCAAATCTTCCCGTTGATTGACTGACCTTATTTAAATTATCCCCCTCAAAGGTTGCTCAAGGCCTCCAGCTTTAATTGTGGTAAGTACTCTCTGAGTGGGATCTTATTTCAAATAGACATTTTGTTTATGATATGGGAAAGGTCATGCATCTGGTATCTGCATTGTGGCATTGTTCAGAAAGCCAAAGCATCTCTTTTGATTTCTCATTTAATTTCACACTGGTAACAATATTATTTCCCCCCCATATAGTGCaaagaaacactggtcaatggtAAGTTGATGCTAGCTGTGCAATTGACATTTTCTTGAATCAGATTGGCAATTTATGATTTGTGTCTGAAGAACTATTGTTTTTATGTTCTCTTTTGCAGAGAAACAACTTTGTGCTGGATTTAACAGGTAGGTTCAGTGCTGTCTTGCACAGTGCAGGTTGTAAGACATTGAGACACACAAGGTATCATTTGGAAACTAATAATGTATTTTTCATTACCGTTTCCTACAGAACACAACTGAAGCAACAAATGTCGATTGGGAATTCCAATGAATCCCTTTGCAATTTCAACATCTCTGAATATGCCTGTTCCTCAGTAAGCTTTTTCAATTCACCACTAAATGTTGTCAGTAGCAACAGATACATTTCTCTTGTCCTCA
This genomic window from Oncorhynchus tshawytscha isolate Ot180627B unplaced genomic scaffold, Otsh_v2.0 Un_contig_2419_pilon_pilon, whole genome shotgun sequence contains:
- the LOC121842212 gene encoding uncharacterized protein LOC121842212; translation: MSIGNSNESLCNFNISEYACSSTTLLSADNLVTILKCQLSSKKTYSTEMWKLFFQNNAAILDQALLDYSSMNPNTSSPAMPNVLDAIGDVKLNNFMNAQLNNASFVDKLFQKMLRPFLASPSRNFLSCLSSKNFSCQTYQIVIEALSNQSASMDREQQRVIFTHYIYPFLSRNDSSDPGCVSNTSGSMDWLQRNFGIFSVFAELQELQVLNPDFSSKESLSLLTPTQVAQLTLTSGALNDTDDIKLVFTRLEEGDAFKNVDEFLTQLTAKEEIPDIHPAVRDVMMNQTFNIISLQFPEFETLDWIAWFEVKLIPILPSFNEVMLTIATSNVNCTNYQVIVNGMDRAFPEMTQDRREGIARVLLKYLRKSVHLINGPACRQDIHDDNDWLAINLGSYSEYTTYSDLKDFNISGVAVLDSLSPNQKAELILDPSTGALENETLVKNVFISLLESPREEQLNEFFVTFVEVTKQENITIITNTAVRDTMLDLTLVALAPKFDVFEPKDFQLWFQVNLVVLLASFHPGRLVDIPLNITCESYNAIFTGLDQSLESLPPHLSQGVKSSLDALMKTFQRCSRPPALIVCKETLVNEKQLCAGFNRTQLKQQMSIGNSNESLCNFNISEYACSSTTLLSADNLVTILKCQLSSKKTYSTEMWKLFFQNNAAILDQALLDYSSMNPNTSSPAMPNVLDAIGDVKLNNFMNAQLNNASFVDKLFQKMLRPFLASPSRNFLSCLSSKNFSCQTYQIVIEALSNQSASMDREQQRVIFTHYIYPFLSRNDSSDPGCVSNTSGSMDWLQRNFGIFSVFAELQELQVLNPDFSSKESLSLLTPTQVAQLTLTSGALNDTDDIKLVFTRLEEGDAFKNVDEFLTQLTAKEEIPDIHPAVRDVMMNQTFNIISLQFPEFETLDWIAWFEVKLIPILPSFNEVMLTIATSNVNCTNYQVIVNGMDRAFPEMTQDRREGIARVLLKYLRKSVHLINGPACRQDIHDDNDWLAINLGSYSEYTTYSDLKDFNISGVAVLDSLSPNQKAELILDPSTGALENETLVKNVFISLLESPREEQLNEFFVTFVEVTKQENITIITNTAVRDTMLDLTLVALAPKFDVFEPKDFQLWFQVNLVVLLASFHPGRLVDIP